One window of Populus nigra chromosome 5, ddPopNigr1.1, whole genome shotgun sequence genomic DNA carries:
- the LOC133693592 gene encoding histone-lysine N-methyltransferase ATXR7 yields the protein MVSSTLLLEQEDDFPFSSRKRLKISDFQHQEQQDACISIGNCDDVTFMPMNNAEECSFNGSNSLPEMSCNSNGNSDGIPELSITGRASYQGNSCSGYLPPAFVSGWMYLNENGQMCGPYIHQQLYEGLSTGFLPEDLPVYPIVNGALINPVPLKYFKQFPDHVSTGFTYLSSGTSGTTMPTNYSTDLVAYRQCVQYATPVSTYSVAESVTDSCVQHHTHGSNQPTPNPEAADYATPVSLVSGEDSCWLFKDDEGRRHGPHSLMQLYSWYLYGYLKDSLMIYHAQNKFRPLPLLSIMNAWRLDKPESFSKTDANTETGSSLSFMSVISEEVSCQLHSGILKAARRVVLDEIISNVISEFANTKRTEIYHKLDNQAAISFSANGRMSQFASEMDYSIAKCEAAVCNYNPDQACVDELSTQLLRSTKSVGNIDDFWGSYAVVCRFLSDYCMEVLWNAVFYDTIAEYTTYWRKSKLWFSHPYLCKKIEELPNKPYFSRQESPASSVDCPPGFELLKTESDRTAPSSIGSSCACMEEKPCKQNILSLKECPDDDMKCFLESVANELHKSTKVSLAEYVEILVEEEMNKLVNFSEEKRLNEETVNFSIPFSQASEYGSIEMKYERMIDSNQILGKINFSGDSQSSLQAEKSFFPFQSGNAISNVLAIAFERTHASVDNAIDVENIDELPPPGFKDSAIFPPTISKFQPSKSLESTSKNGAYVAIAMCKQKLHDDVLSVWKSLFVNDVLHQFPGLCCTSKKHTEPDSNEEGAFKFTEGSRKFHSPDSSVLSLVSSKYTYHRKKKLAGKKLGSSSHSTTTDAGLQKRLVEKSRKQNFLRNVSENIVVQPVGTPKKKERIKGQAESSVNGRPSKATFAELPVNARSSKATVRSTVKRVQSLPKNAGHRKAMKIAQAVNDDKVAKEAIKTSRERAGKVFDCNGRDVEIENAETTECSKKTLNTKKVSKLKRKSTVDGGSVSHPMKFLKVENSAIKQAASRQVSVGKTKSSKSRTLNPCPISDGCARSSINGWEWHAWSISASPAERARVRGVPHIHAKYSFPEAYTSQLSNGKALSARTNRVKLRNLVAAAEGAELLKATQLKARKKHLRFQRSKIHDWGLVALEPIEAEDFVIEYVGELIRPQISDIRERLYEKMGIGSSYLFRLDDGYVVDATKRGGIARFINHSCEPNCYTKVISVEGQKKIFIYAKRHIAAGEEITYNYKFPLEDKKIPCNCGSRKCRGSLN from the exons ATGGTCTCCTCAACACTCCTCCTCGAGCAAGAAGACGATTTCCCTTTCTCCTCTAGAAAGAGGCTGAAGATTTCAGATTTTCAGCACCAAGAACAACAAGATGCATGTATCTCCATTGGCAACTGTGATGACGTCACATTCATGCCGATGAACAACGCAGAAGAATGCTCATTCAATGG TTCAAATTCCCTACCAGAGATGAGTTGCAATTCTAATGGAAACAGTGATGGTATTCCTGAGTTGTCTATTACGGGCAGGGCTTCATACCAGGGAAATAGTTGTTCTGGCTACTTACCACCTGCTTTTGTTAGTGGATGGATGTACCTTAATGAAAATGGACAAATGTGTGGTCCTTATATCCACCAACAACTGTACGAGGGCTTATCTACGGGTTTTCTGCCTGAGGATCTTCCTGTTTATCCCATTGTAAATGGAGCATTGATCAATCCGGTTCCTCTCAAGTACTTCAAGCAGTTTCCTGACCATGTTTCCACTGGTTTTACATATCTTTCCTCTGGTACTTCAGGCACAACTATGCCAACAAATTATTCCACAGATTTGGTGGCATATAGGCAATGCGTTCAGTATGCTACTCCAGTCTCTACTTATTCTGTTGCAGAATCGGTAACTGATTCTTGTGTTCAACACCATACTCATGGCTCCAACCAACCAACCCCCAACCCTGAAGCAGCTGACTATGCTACACCAGTTTCACTTGTg TCAGGTGAGGATTCCTGTTGGCTATTCAAGGATGATGAAGGGAGGAGACATGGGCCACATTCTCTTATGCAGCTTTATTCTTGGTATTTGTATGGATATCTTAAGGATTCTTTAATG ATATATCATGCTCAAAATAAGTTTAGACCCCTTCCTTTGCTATCTATTATGAATGCTTGGAGATTGGATAAACCTGAATCTTTCTCCAAGACTGATGCAAACACTGAAACTGGCTCATCTCTGAGCTTCATGTCTGTAATTTCTGAAGAAGTTTCCTGTCAACTGCACTCTGGAATATTGAAAGCTGCTCGTAGAGTTGTATTAGATGAGATAATCAGCAATGTTATTTCAGAGTTTGCTAATACAAAGAGAACAGAGATATATCATAAGCTTGATAATCAGGCTGCCATAAGTTTTTCTGCAAATGGTAGAATG TCTCAATTTGCCAGTGAGATGGATTATTCTATTGCCAAGTGTGAGGCCGCTGTCTGCAATTATAACCCTGATCAGGCATGTGTTGATGAGTTGTCCACGCAGTTACTGAGAAGTACAAAATCTGTTGGTAACATCGATGATTTTTGGGGGTCTTATGCGGTTGTTTGTAGATTTCTTTCTGATTATTGCATGGAAGTCCTGTGGAATGCTGTCTTTTATGATACCATAGCAGAGTATACAACTTACTGGAGAAAGAGCAAACTTTGGTTCAGTCATCCATATTTGTGCAAGAAGATTGAAGAATTACCCAATAAACCG TATTTTTCTCGTCAAGAATCTCCTGCTAGTAGTGTTGACTGCCCTCCTGGTTTTGAGCTTCTCAAAACTGAATCAGATCGTACTGCACCATCATCTATTGGATCTTCATGTGCCTGTATGGAAGAAAAGCCATGCAAACAGAATATCCTATCGCTCAAAGAGTGTCCAGATGATGACATGAAATGCTTCTTAGAAAGTGTAGCAAATGAGTTACATAAGTCCACAAAGGTGTCTTTGGCTGAGTATGTTGAAATTCTTGTGGAAGAGGAAATGaataaattagttaatttttcgGAGGAGAAGAGATTAAATGAG GAAACTGTTAACTTTTCTATTCCATTCAGCCAGGCAAGTGAGTATGGTTCTATTGAAATGAAATATGAGCGGATGATTGATTCCAACCAAATTTTGGGCAAGATAAATTTTTCTGGTGATTCTCAAAGTTCTCTACAAgcagaaaaatcattttttccatttcaatCTGGGAATGCTATATCCAATGTTCTGGCAATTGCTTTTGAAAGAACACATGCTTCTGTTGACAATGCAATTGATGTTGAAAACATCGATGAGCTACCACCTCCTGGATTCAAAGATAGTGCTATTTTCCCTCCCACTATAAGTAAATTCCAACCTTCAAAATCACTTGAATCGACTTCCAAGAATGGAGCCTATGTTGCCATTGCAATGTGCAAGCAGAAGCTGCATGATGATGTACTTAGTGTTTGGAAATCGTTGTTTGTCAATGATGTTCTTCATCAATTTCCTGGATTATGCTGTACTTCAAAAAAGCATACTGAGCCTGATAGCAATGAG gaaGGAGCATTCAAATTCACAGAAGGGTCAAGGAAATTTCACAGTCCAGACTCTTCAGTGTTGTCATTGGTTTCAAGTAAATACACATATCACCGGAAGAAAAAGTTGGCAGGAAAGAAGTTGGGTTCATCTTCTCATTCTACTACTACAGATGCTGGGTTGCAGAAACGGCTCGTGGAGAAGTCAAGAAAGCAAAACTTTCTTAGAAATGTCTCTGAGAATATAGTAGTTCAACCTGTAGGGACTCCtaagaagaaggaaagaatcAAGGGCCAGGCTGAATCATCTGTTAATGGTAGGCCTTCAAAAGCCACTTTCGCTGAATTACCTGTTAATGCCAGGTCTTCAAAAGCCACTGTTAGAAGCACTGTAAAAAGGGTTCAATCATTGCCCAAAAATGCTGGTCATCGGAAAGCAATGAAGATTGCACAAGCAGTTAATG ATGATAAAGTTGCCAAAGAAGCCATAAAAACCTCAAGAGAGAGGGCTGGGAAAGTTTTTGATTGCAATGGCCGtgatgttgaaattgaaaatgcagaGACTACTGAATGTTCTAAGAAGACTCTAAACA CAAAGAAGGTGTCaaagttgaaaaggaaaagCACAGTAGATGGTGGATCTGTATCACATCCTATGAAGTTTCTAAAAGTAGAAAACAGTGCTATCAAGCAAGCAGCAAGTAGACAGGTTTCAGTTGGGAAGACAAAGTCCAGTAAATCCAGGACATTAAATCCCTGCCCTATATCTGATGGTTGTGCTCGGTCTTCAATTAATGGTTGGGAATGGCATGCATGGTCAATTAGTGCTAGTCCTGCTGAAAGAGCTCGTGTTAGGGGAGTGCCACACATTCATGCCAAGTATTCATTTCCCGAGGCATACACATCTCAGTTGTCAAATGGCAAGGCCCTTTCTGCAAGGACTAACAGGGTGAAGCTTCGCAATCTTGTTGCTGCTGCAGAAGGTGCTGAGCTTTTGAAAGCAACACAGTTGAAG GCAAGAAAAAAGCATTTACGTTTCCAGCGAAGCAAAATACATGACTGGGGTCTTGTTGCTCTTGAGCCAATTGAGGCTGAGGACTttgtaattgaatatgttggtgAACTGATTCGTCCACAA ATATCTGATATACGTGAACGTCTTTATGAGAAGATGGGAATTGGCAGCAGTTATCTTTTTAGACTTGATGATGGTTATGTG GTTGATGCCACAAAGCGTGGTGGGATTGCAAGATTTATAAACCATTCTTGCGAG CCCAACTGCTACACCAAGGTTATAAGCGTTGAAGGTCAGAAAAAAATTTTCATCTATGCAAAACGCCATATAGCTGCTGGTGAAGAAATTACTTACAATTACAAATTTCCTCTGGAAGATAAAAAGATACCTTGCAACTGTGGTTCTAGGAA GTGCCGGGGATCATTGAATTAA
- the LOC133694712 gene encoding uncharacterized protein At1g76660-like isoform X3: MGSEQNRFPQQQQQQEQQQSKRWGKCWGALSCFSVQKGGKRIMPASRIPEGNASAAQPNGPQPVGLTNQATALAPSLLAPPSSPASFTNSALPSTAQSPSCFLSANSPGGPSSTMFATGPYAHETQLVSPPVFSTFTTEPSSAPLTPPPELAHLTTPSSPDVPFAQFLTSSRDLKSAEKNNYIVASDLQATYSLYPGSPASSLRSPISRTSGDCLSASFPERDFPTHWDSSVSPQNGKFSRNGPGRHFGPETAGASMVSQDSNFFCPATFAQFYLDHNPPFPNTGGRLSVSKDSDAYPAGGNGHQNRHNKSTKQDAEELEAYRASFGFSADEIITTPQYVEISDVTEDSFSMTPFTSTKPTMEESVEALSPDEGQKAHANYEDPKTRRQPGNISGSRTPGNHVVTDDGIFSKMASSKISRKYHLGLSTSDAEIDYRRGRSLREGKGDFAWHD, translated from the exons ATGGGGTCGGAGCAGAATAGATTCCCtcagcagcaacagcagcaggAACAACAG CAGAGCAAGAGATGGGGAAAATGCTGGGGGGCATTGTCTTGTTTCAGTGTGCAGAAAGGTGGAAAGCGCATTATGCCTGCATCTCGTATTCCTGAGGGCAATGCATCAGCAGCCCAGCCAAATGGACCTCAACCTGTTGGCCTAACCAATCAAGCTACAGCACTAGCTCCGTCACTTCTAGCTCCCCCATCTTCACCAGCCTCATTTACAAATTCTGCTCTCCCATCAACTGCTCAGTCTCCTAGCTGCTTCCTTTCTGCTAATTCACCTGGGGGTCCTTCATCCACAATGTTTGCCACTGGACCTTATGCTCATGAAACCCAACTGGTTTCTCCTCCTGTCTTCTCAACCTTCACAACAGAGCCGTCTTCTGCTCCTCTTACACCCCCACCAGAGCTGGCTCACTTAACTACACCCTCTTCCCCAGATGTTCCTTTTGCTCAATTCCTTACATcatctagggatctcaaaagTGCTGAAAAGAACAATTACATCGTTGCATCTGATCTTCAAGCAACATATTCACTCTATCCTGGAAGTCCTGCAAGCAGTCTCAGATCACCAATTTCTAGGACTTCAGGTGACTGTTTGTCAGCATCTTTTCCCGAACGAGATTTCCCCACACACTGGGATTCGTCAGTTTCTCCCCAAAATGGAAAATTTTCAAGGAATGGACCTGGCAGGCATTTTGGGCCCGAGACTGCCGGTGCCTCCATGGTGTCACAAGATTCAAATTTCTTCTGTCCTGCTACATTTGCACAGTTCTACCTGGACCATAACCCACCATTTCCTAATACTGGTGGGAGATTAAGTGTTTCCAAGGATTCGGATGCTTATCCTGCTGGTGGAAATGGACACCAGAACAGGCATAATAAAAGTACCAAGCAAGATGCAGAAGAATTAGAAGCTTACAGAGCATCCTTTGGGTTCAGTGCTGATGAGATTATCACTACTCCTCAATATGTAGAGATTTCTGATGTAACGGAGGACTCATTTAGCATGACTCCTTTTACTTCAACCAAACCTACAATGGAAGAAAGCGTGGAAGCCTTGTCTCCAGATGAGGGCCAAAAAGCACATGCAAACTATGAAG ATCCCAAAACAAGAAGGCAACCTGGGAATATATCTGGATCAAGAACACCCGGCAACCATGTTGTGACTGAtgatggcatattctcaaagatGGCATCATCCAAAATTAGCCGGAAATATCATTTGGGATTATCGACCTCTGATGCAGAAATTGACTACAGAAGGGGAAGAAGCTTAAGAGAAGGCAAAGGAGATTTTGCATGGCATGACTAG
- the LOC133694712 gene encoding uncharacterized protein At1g76660-like isoform X4 yields the protein MGSEQNRFPQQQQQQEQQSKRWGKCWGALSCFSVQKGGKRIMPASRIPEGNASAAQPNGPQPVGLTNQATALAPSLLAPPSSPASFTNSALPSTAQSPSCFLSANSPGGPSSTMFATGPYAHETQLVSPPVFSTFTTEPSSAPLTPPPELAHLTTPSSPDVPFAQFLTSSRDLKSAEKNNYIVASDLQATYSLYPGSPASSLRSPISRTSGDCLSASFPERDFPTHWDSSVSPQNGKFSRNGPGRHFGPETAGASMVSQDSNFFCPATFAQFYLDHNPPFPNTGGRLSVSKDSDAYPAGGNGHQNRHNKSTKQDAEELEAYRASFGFSADEIITTPQYVEISDVTEDSFSMTPFTSTKPTMEESVEALSPDEGQKAHANYEDPKTRRQPGNISGSRTPGNHVVTDDGIFSKMASSKISRKYHLGLSTSDAEIDYRRGRSLREGKGDFAWHD from the exons ATGGGGTCGGAGCAGAATAGATTCCCtcagcagcaacagcagcaggAACAACAG AGCAAGAGATGGGGAAAATGCTGGGGGGCATTGTCTTGTTTCAGTGTGCAGAAAGGTGGAAAGCGCATTATGCCTGCATCTCGTATTCCTGAGGGCAATGCATCAGCAGCCCAGCCAAATGGACCTCAACCTGTTGGCCTAACCAATCAAGCTACAGCACTAGCTCCGTCACTTCTAGCTCCCCCATCTTCACCAGCCTCATTTACAAATTCTGCTCTCCCATCAACTGCTCAGTCTCCTAGCTGCTTCCTTTCTGCTAATTCACCTGGGGGTCCTTCATCCACAATGTTTGCCACTGGACCTTATGCTCATGAAACCCAACTGGTTTCTCCTCCTGTCTTCTCAACCTTCACAACAGAGCCGTCTTCTGCTCCTCTTACACCCCCACCAGAGCTGGCTCACTTAACTACACCCTCTTCCCCAGATGTTCCTTTTGCTCAATTCCTTACATcatctagggatctcaaaagTGCTGAAAAGAACAATTACATCGTTGCATCTGATCTTCAAGCAACATATTCACTCTATCCTGGAAGTCCTGCAAGCAGTCTCAGATCACCAATTTCTAGGACTTCAGGTGACTGTTTGTCAGCATCTTTTCCCGAACGAGATTTCCCCACACACTGGGATTCGTCAGTTTCTCCCCAAAATGGAAAATTTTCAAGGAATGGACCTGGCAGGCATTTTGGGCCCGAGACTGCCGGTGCCTCCATGGTGTCACAAGATTCAAATTTCTTCTGTCCTGCTACATTTGCACAGTTCTACCTGGACCATAACCCACCATTTCCTAATACTGGTGGGAGATTAAGTGTTTCCAAGGATTCGGATGCTTATCCTGCTGGTGGAAATGGACACCAGAACAGGCATAATAAAAGTACCAAGCAAGATGCAGAAGAATTAGAAGCTTACAGAGCATCCTTTGGGTTCAGTGCTGATGAGATTATCACTACTCCTCAATATGTAGAGATTTCTGATGTAACGGAGGACTCATTTAGCATGACTCCTTTTACTTCAACCAAACCTACAATGGAAGAAAGCGTGGAAGCCTTGTCTCCAGATGAGGGCCAAAAAGCACATGCAAACTATGAAG ATCCCAAAACAAGAAGGCAACCTGGGAATATATCTGGATCAAGAACACCCGGCAACCATGTTGTGACTGAtgatggcatattctcaaagatGGCATCATCCAAAATTAGCCGGAAATATCATTTGGGATTATCGACCTCTGATGCAGAAATTGACTACAGAAGGGGAAGAAGCTTAAGAGAAGGCAAAGGAGATTTTGCATGGCATGACTAG
- the LOC133694712 gene encoding uncharacterized protein At1g76660-like isoform X2 has product MLIVFLIIEQMKFCKSYVSNEKKSTDLMSKRWGKCWGALSCFSVQKGGKRIMPASRIPEGNASAAQPNGPQPVGLTNQATALAPSLLAPPSSPASFTNSALPSTAQSPSCFLSANSPGGPSSTMFATGPYAHETQLVSPPVFSTFTTEPSSAPLTPPPELAHLTTPSSPDVPFAQFLTSSRDLKSAEKNNYIVASDLQATYSLYPGSPASSLRSPISRTSGDCLSASFPERDFPTHWDSSVSPQNGKFSRNGPGRHFGPETAGASMVSQDSNFFCPATFAQFYLDHNPPFPNTGGRLSVSKDSDAYPAGGNGHQNRHNKSTKQDAEELEAYRASFGFSADEIITTPQYVEISDVTEDSFSMTPFTSTKPTMEESVEALSPDEGQKAHANYEDPKTRRQPGNISGSRTPGNHVVTDDGIFSKMASSKISRKYHLGLSTSDAEIDYRRGRSLREGKGDFAWHD; this is encoded by the exons ATGCTTATCGTCTTCTTAATCATCGAGCAAATGAAATTTTGCAAATCATATGTATCGAATGAAAAAAAGAGCACAGATCTGATG AGCAAGAGATGGGGAAAATGCTGGGGGGCATTGTCTTGTTTCAGTGTGCAGAAAGGTGGAAAGCGCATTATGCCTGCATCTCGTATTCCTGAGGGCAATGCATCAGCAGCCCAGCCAAATGGACCTCAACCTGTTGGCCTAACCAATCAAGCTACAGCACTAGCTCCGTCACTTCTAGCTCCCCCATCTTCACCAGCCTCATTTACAAATTCTGCTCTCCCATCAACTGCTCAGTCTCCTAGCTGCTTCCTTTCTGCTAATTCACCTGGGGGTCCTTCATCCACAATGTTTGCCACTGGACCTTATGCTCATGAAACCCAACTGGTTTCTCCTCCTGTCTTCTCAACCTTCACAACAGAGCCGTCTTCTGCTCCTCTTACACCCCCACCAGAGCTGGCTCACTTAACTACACCCTCTTCCCCAGATGTTCCTTTTGCTCAATTCCTTACATcatctagggatctcaaaagTGCTGAAAAGAACAATTACATCGTTGCATCTGATCTTCAAGCAACATATTCACTCTATCCTGGAAGTCCTGCAAGCAGTCTCAGATCACCAATTTCTAGGACTTCAGGTGACTGTTTGTCAGCATCTTTTCCCGAACGAGATTTCCCCACACACTGGGATTCGTCAGTTTCTCCCCAAAATGGAAAATTTTCAAGGAATGGACCTGGCAGGCATTTTGGGCCCGAGACTGCCGGTGCCTCCATGGTGTCACAAGATTCAAATTTCTTCTGTCCTGCTACATTTGCACAGTTCTACCTGGACCATAACCCACCATTTCCTAATACTGGTGGGAGATTAAGTGTTTCCAAGGATTCGGATGCTTATCCTGCTGGTGGAAATGGACACCAGAACAGGCATAATAAAAGTACCAAGCAAGATGCAGAAGAATTAGAAGCTTACAGAGCATCCTTTGGGTTCAGTGCTGATGAGATTATCACTACTCCTCAATATGTAGAGATTTCTGATGTAACGGAGGACTCATTTAGCATGACTCCTTTTACTTCAACCAAACCTACAATGGAAGAAAGCGTGGAAGCCTTGTCTCCAGATGAGGGCCAAAAAGCACATGCAAACTATGAAG ATCCCAAAACAAGAAGGCAACCTGGGAATATATCTGGATCAAGAACACCCGGCAACCATGTTGTGACTGAtgatggcatattctcaaagatGGCATCATCCAAAATTAGCCGGAAATATCATTTGGGATTATCGACCTCTGATGCAGAAATTGACTACAGAAGGGGAAGAAGCTTAAGAGAAGGCAAAGGAGATTTTGCATGGCATGACTAG
- the LOC133694712 gene encoding uncharacterized protein At1g76660-like isoform X1 codes for MLIVFLIIEQMKFCKSYVSNEKKSTDLMQSKRWGKCWGALSCFSVQKGGKRIMPASRIPEGNASAAQPNGPQPVGLTNQATALAPSLLAPPSSPASFTNSALPSTAQSPSCFLSANSPGGPSSTMFATGPYAHETQLVSPPVFSTFTTEPSSAPLTPPPELAHLTTPSSPDVPFAQFLTSSRDLKSAEKNNYIVASDLQATYSLYPGSPASSLRSPISRTSGDCLSASFPERDFPTHWDSSVSPQNGKFSRNGPGRHFGPETAGASMVSQDSNFFCPATFAQFYLDHNPPFPNTGGRLSVSKDSDAYPAGGNGHQNRHNKSTKQDAEELEAYRASFGFSADEIITTPQYVEISDVTEDSFSMTPFTSTKPTMEESVEALSPDEGQKAHANYEDPKTRRQPGNISGSRTPGNHVVTDDGIFSKMASSKISRKYHLGLSTSDAEIDYRRGRSLREGKGDFAWHD; via the exons ATGCTTATCGTCTTCTTAATCATCGAGCAAATGAAATTTTGCAAATCATATGTATCGAATGAAAAAAAGAGCACAGATCTGATG CAGAGCAAGAGATGGGGAAAATGCTGGGGGGCATTGTCTTGTTTCAGTGTGCAGAAAGGTGGAAAGCGCATTATGCCTGCATCTCGTATTCCTGAGGGCAATGCATCAGCAGCCCAGCCAAATGGACCTCAACCTGTTGGCCTAACCAATCAAGCTACAGCACTAGCTCCGTCACTTCTAGCTCCCCCATCTTCACCAGCCTCATTTACAAATTCTGCTCTCCCATCAACTGCTCAGTCTCCTAGCTGCTTCCTTTCTGCTAATTCACCTGGGGGTCCTTCATCCACAATGTTTGCCACTGGACCTTATGCTCATGAAACCCAACTGGTTTCTCCTCCTGTCTTCTCAACCTTCACAACAGAGCCGTCTTCTGCTCCTCTTACACCCCCACCAGAGCTGGCTCACTTAACTACACCCTCTTCCCCAGATGTTCCTTTTGCTCAATTCCTTACATcatctagggatctcaaaagTGCTGAAAAGAACAATTACATCGTTGCATCTGATCTTCAAGCAACATATTCACTCTATCCTGGAAGTCCTGCAAGCAGTCTCAGATCACCAATTTCTAGGACTTCAGGTGACTGTTTGTCAGCATCTTTTCCCGAACGAGATTTCCCCACACACTGGGATTCGTCAGTTTCTCCCCAAAATGGAAAATTTTCAAGGAATGGACCTGGCAGGCATTTTGGGCCCGAGACTGCCGGTGCCTCCATGGTGTCACAAGATTCAAATTTCTTCTGTCCTGCTACATTTGCACAGTTCTACCTGGACCATAACCCACCATTTCCTAATACTGGTGGGAGATTAAGTGTTTCCAAGGATTCGGATGCTTATCCTGCTGGTGGAAATGGACACCAGAACAGGCATAATAAAAGTACCAAGCAAGATGCAGAAGAATTAGAAGCTTACAGAGCATCCTTTGGGTTCAGTGCTGATGAGATTATCACTACTCCTCAATATGTAGAGATTTCTGATGTAACGGAGGACTCATTTAGCATGACTCCTTTTACTTCAACCAAACCTACAATGGAAGAAAGCGTGGAAGCCTTGTCTCCAGATGAGGGCCAAAAAGCACATGCAAACTATGAAG ATCCCAAAACAAGAAGGCAACCTGGGAATATATCTGGATCAAGAACACCCGGCAACCATGTTGTGACTGAtgatggcatattctcaaagatGGCATCATCCAAAATTAGCCGGAAATATCATTTGGGATTATCGACCTCTGATGCAGAAATTGACTACAGAAGGGGAAGAAGCTTAAGAGAAGGCAAAGGAGATTTTGCATGGCATGACTAG
- the LOC133694713 gene encoding probable calcium-binding protein CML31 has protein sequence MKSHLVSSSPSSSPSGNSSPLARLRRKLSPRKPDNNHPVSLPAPTNVNNSTSAINVIGNNQLQRVFNYFDEDGDGRISPAELRSCITTVGGQLSIEEAEAAVSFSDMDGDGLLGFQDFQCLMAGSASEEEKTEELRQAFGMYETEPGSGCITPTSLKRMLSRLGKSRSINDCKAMIRTFDLNGDGVLSFHEFSVMMR, from the coding sequence ATGAAGTCACACTTAGTTTCATCCTCACCTTCATCTTCACCTTCCGGCAACTCATCTCCTCTTGCAAGATTACGGCGTAAACTATCTCCCCGGAAACCCGACAATAACCACCCAGTTTCTCTTCCAGCTCCCACAAACGTTAATAACTCGACTAGTGCTATTAATGTAATTGGAAACAACCAGCTCCAAAGGGTCTTCAATTACTTCGACGAAGATGGAGATGGAAGGATATCTCCTGCTGAGTTGCGGAGCTGTATTACTACTGTTGGAGGTCAGCTTTCCATCGAGGAAGCTGAGGCCGCCGTCAGTTTCTCTGATATGGATGGAGATGGGTTGTTGGGATTCCAGGATTTCCAATGCTTGATGGCAGGGAGTGCTTCAGAGGAGGAGAAGACAGAAGAGCTCAGACAGGCTTTTGGAATGTACGAGACTGAGCCTGGCTCAGGCTGCATCACTCCTACCAGCCTGAAAAGGATGTTGAGTCGACTGGGGAAGTCTAGGTCCATCAACGACTGCAAGGCTATGATTCGTACCTTTGACCTTAATGGAGACGGCGTCCTTAGCTTCCACGAGTTTTCTGTCATGATGCGCTAG
- the LOC133694715 gene encoding uncharacterized protein LOC133694715, with protein MSSTLLPCSSPPRLLLRCSVSTPSTQQSLPSPIPWLLLLPVHQTSASLTINENYDSDVGDDIETFLNKIVPEGRSALGSIPSKVSCPLLHSRFPLYMFTYIFIILVSFLPLEGLQKVMLFLPSFYSYGLLTIAMAMLYEMNYSAGGSTASPSQRGQVKSRWKIWEQQKFSFSVSTSSFSG; from the exons ATGTCCTCCACGCTTCTTCCATGCTCTTCTCCTCCTCGCCTCCTCCTCCGCTGCTCCGTGTCAACTCCCTCTACACAGCAAAGCCTCCCTTCACCGATTCCATGGTTGCTTCTGCTCCCAG TGCATCAAACAAGCGCCTCTCTCACTATCAATGAGAATTACGACTCTGATGTTGGAGACGACATTGAGACTTTCCTCAACAAAATTGTTCccgaa GGAAGATCTGCCCTTGGAAGCATACCCTCGAAGGTCAGTTGTCCTCTACTTCACTCCAGGTTTCCTTTATATATGTTTACATACATCTTTATCATTTTGGTTTCTTTCCTCCCACTCGAGGGATTGCAAAAAGTAATGCTATTTTTACCAAGTTTCTATTCTTATGGTTTGCTTACTATTGCGATGGCAATGCTTTATGAGATGAATTATAGTGCTGGGGGATCAACTGCTTCCCCTTCACAGAGGGGCCAAGTGAAAAGTAGGTGGAAAATATGGGAGCAGCAGAAATTTTCGTTCTCTGTTAGTACTTCATCATTTTCAGGGTGA